A single region of the Chrysoperla carnea chromosome 5, inChrCarn1.1, whole genome shotgun sequence genome encodes:
- the LOC123301106 gene encoding phospholipase A2-like has translation MGRDIIVHAAEVMLLAIKPFIPKPKTDGFDTFIRKFPGAEQIKNATAEILRHSRAIYPGTKWCGDGNISDFDNDLGLFADADVCCREHDKCPTFIVRGGSKFGLYNNGLFTRSHCDCDTAFYECLLKNSKLSLPSLQLGVTYFNILGPQCFKEDYPIKNCLKSVLTVSNLTKCTEYELDATANPVYQWFDNKLFWIVSLLN, from the exons ATGGGTCGTGATATTATAGTACATGCAGCAGAAGTAATGTTATTGGCAATAAAACCGTTCATACCAAAGCCCAAAACGGATGGTTTCGATACATTCATTAGAAAATTCCCCGGTGCAGAGCAAATAAAAAACGCTACGGCGGAAATTTTGAGACACTCTCGTGCAATTTATCCAG gAACTAAATGGTGTGGAGATGGAAATATAAGTgattttgataatgatttaggTTTGTTCGCTGATGCCGATGTTTGTTGCCGAGAGCATGATAAATGTCCCACTTTTATTGTCCGTGGTGGAAGTAAATTTGGGCTTTATAATAACGGACTTTTTACAAG GTCACATTGTGATTGCGATACTGCTTTTTATGAATGCTTATTAAAGAATTCCAAATTATCATTACCGTCATTACAATTAGGTGTTACATACTTTAACATTCTTGGACCCCAATGCTTCAAAGAAGATTATCCAAtcaaaaattgcttaaaatcaGTTTTAACAGTAAG taattTAACAAAGTGTACGGAATATGAGCTTGATGCGACAGCTAACCCAGTTTATCAATGGTTTGACAATAAACTGTTTTGGATTGTTTCATTGCTCAATTGA
- the LOC123301107 gene encoding phospholipase A2-like, protein MNVFLKVPRFETATPKLEKGRLSTQRDIASKAIDGIKDIISGAIKFLPIDPLGSLDTLLDIIPGSDELKKIQNIILSEAQVIFPGTKWCGDGNISKCEEDLGLFSSTDACCRSHDMCNNFIMPGDQKYGLENSGLFSRFHCDCDIEFYDCLYESSKTSIVSTNIGITYFNILGPQCFNEEYPIKRCMETIITTSNLTKCALYELDTTAKPVYQWFDSKLFIPYLINPMK, encoded by the exons atgaacgtATTTTTAAAGGTACCACGTTTTGAAACTGCTACACCTAAACTAGAAAAAGGTCGCTTATCAACGCAACGTGACATAGCAAGTAAAGCGATTGATGGAATAAAAGATATTATTTCtggagcaataaaatttttaccaattgATCCCCTTGGAAGTTTGGATACACTTCTTGATATAATACCAGGCAGcgatgaattgaaaaaaattcaaaacattatcTTGTCTGAAGCTCAAGTCATTTTTCCAG GAACAAAATGGTGTGGTGATGGTAATATTAGTAAATGCGAGGAAGATTTAGGTTTATTTTCGAGTACAGATGCATGTTGTCGATCACATGAtatgtgtaataattttattatgccGGGTGACCAAAAATATGGACTAGAAAATAGTGGTTTATTTTCACG tttccatTGTGATTGTGATATAGAATTCTATGATTGTTTATACGAATCTTCGAAAACTTCAATAGTGTCTACCAATATTggtattacatattttaatatacttgGCCCGCAATGTTTTAATGAAGAATATCCAATCAAAAGGTGTATGGAAACTATCATCACTACAAG CAACCTAACAAAATGTGCATTGTACGAATTGGATACAACTGCTAAACCTGTTTATCAATGGTTTGATAGTAAATTATTCATTCCATATTTAATAAATCCAATGAAATGA
- the LOC123301821 gene encoding uncharacterized protein LOC123301821, protein MKLFLLFSLVLFVRAEVEKQNKTGGFGSSFSGITSKEGTIDSSETQPVEVHDQNEDINHPKLLSEPPKKEKGRLSGIGRGIVKATGKGISSVADTVGSGISSAVKAGTSFIPTPKTGGFDSIIDKIPGADTFGKVADEILDRARAIYPGTKWCGGGNISKSDHDLGLFADTDVCCRDHDMCPNNIASGTTKHGLYNNGLFTRSHCDCDTEFYDCLLKNSKSSLPSSQLGITYFNILGPQCFKEDYPIKSCLKSVVTDSNLTKCTEYELDTSSKPVFQWFDNKLFWGVPLING, encoded by the exons atgaaattgtttttattgttttctctCGTGTTGTTTGTGCGGGCGGAAGTCgaaaagcaaaataaaactggtg gtTTTGGTTCATCTTTCAGTGGCATAACTTCAAAAGAG GGTACGATTGATTCAAGTGAAACACAACCAGTGGAAGTACATGATCAAAATGAGGACATAAACCACCCAAAATTGCTATCAGAACCACCAAAAAAAGAGAAAGGTCGTTTATCTGGTATAGGTCGTGGGATTGTTAAAGCAACAGGAAAAGGAATATCATCAGTTGCAGACACAGTAGGAAGCGGAATTTCATCAGCAGTGAAAGCAGGCACTTCATTCATACCAACACCAAAAACTGGTGGTTTCGATTctattatcgataaaattcctGGTGCTGACACATTTGGGAAAGTTGCTGATGAAATTTTGGATCGTGCTCGTGCAATTTATCCAG GAACTAAATGGTGCGGAGGGGGAAATATTAGTAAATCCGATCATGATTTAGGATTGTTTGCCGATACTGATGTTTGTTGCCGAGATCATGATATGTGCCCCAACAATATTGCCAGTGGGACAACAAAACACGGGCTTTATAATAATGGACTTTTTACACG GTCTCATTGTGATTGCGATACTGAATTTTatgattgtttattaaaaaattcaaaatcttcATTACCTTCATCACAATTGggtataacatattttaatattcttggACCTCAGTGTTTTAAAGAAGATTAtccaatcaaaagttgtttgaaaTCAGTTGTAACAGACAG TAATTTAACAAAGTGTACGGAATATGAGCTTGATACTTCATCTAAACCAGTTTTCCAATGGTTTGATAACAAATTGTTTTGGGGTGTTCCCTTAATTaatggataa
- the LOC123301822 gene encoding uncharacterized protein LOC123301822, translating into MKLLLLFALVMFVQAEVENQNITETGFKSFPFNKIFSKGGAGEINKTEETTTRDPNIVVAPPKKENGRLSGIGREIVKATGHGISSVGSAVGSGISSAIKAGTKYIPSSNTGGFDQFIGKIPGAHALGKAKDEVLSRARSIYPGTKWCGGGNISKSDNDLGLFADTDVCCREHDMCPSNMDAGATKHGLYNTGLFTRSHCDCDTKFYDCLLNNSKFSIPSSQLGVTYFNILGPQCYKEEYPIKGCLQFVVTESNLTKCTEYELDTTLTPIFQWFDNKIFWGVPLING; encoded by the exons atgaaattgctGCTATTGTTTGCTTTGGTGATGTTCGTTCAAGCGGAAgtggaaaatcaaaatataacagAAACTG gATTTAAAAGCTTtccattcaataaaatattttcaaaaggg GGTGCgggtgaaataaataaaaccgaAGAGACTACAACACGTGACCCAAATATAGTGGTTGCAccaccaaaaaaagaaaatggtcGTTTGTCTGGAATAGGTCGTGAAATTGTAAAAGCAACAGGACATGGAATATCATCAGTAGGAAGTGCAGTAGGAAGCGGAATATCTTCGGCAATAAAGGCAGGCACTAAATACATACCATCATCAAATACCGGTGGTTTCGATCAATTTATTGGTAAAATTCCTGGTGCACATGCGCTTGGAAAAGCTAAGGATGAAGTTTTGAGTCGGGCTCGTTCAATTTATCCAG gAACTAAGTGGTGTGGAGGCGGTAATATTAGTAAATCTGATAACGATTTGGGTTTGTTTGCCGATACTGATGTTTGTTGTCGAGAACATGATATGTGTCCAAGTAATATGGACGCCGGTGCAACTAAGCATGGTCTTTACAATACTGGACTTTTTACACG atccCATTGTGATTGCGATACTAAATTTTATGactgtttattaaataattccaaattttcAATACCGTCATCACAATTGGGTGTTACATATTTTAACATTCTTGGACCTCAATGTTACAAAGAAGAATACCCAATCAAAGGCTGTTTACAATTCGTTGTAACAGAAAG TAATTTAACAAAGTGTACAGAATATGAGCTTGATACGACATTGACACCAATTTTCCAATGGttcgataataaaatattttggggTGTTCCTTTAATTAATggataa